The Triticum urartu cultivar G1812 chromosome 5, Tu2.1, whole genome shotgun sequence genome contains the following window.
ATGAGAACGGCAGGGCATGGAAACGACGAcgacattttttttcttttttaagTTTAAGTTAAGTTTACTATGCACCTGAGACCTGTTTCAACAGTTTTAAGTACATGttaatgcataattatgtttTAAGTGTTTTTTAAATGCGTGGCTGCTTTTTTTAATTGAATGTCGACACGTTGAGATGTGACCGCGCGTTGGATGCACCGACCGACGAACGAGCAAAACCGAACATGAATGTCCGTTTTGTGGCTTCATACAAATGAAATCCGAACAAAACGAACGTTCGTCCGTTTGGGGTCATGCGTTAGAGTTGGCCTAATAACCATTGACCGAACCAGCAGACGAATGAAGGGCGACGTACGTACGCAACTTGCGATGGATCGATTGGCATTCTTTTTGTTAGTCTGGGCAGTGACTCACGAAGGAGGTCGATGGATCGAGCAGTGACTCACGAAGGAGGTAGCCTTCAGTCCACCGCTTGCTACTTTCAGCTGATTGACCACCAGCAAAAAGGATCCTCGTGGCCGTTGTGTAAGACACcactatctctctctctctcccaccgCCTCAGCTTCAACTCCCTTCCCCCAGCTCAGCTCACCCTATATAAAGCACCCATCCACGGACAGGTAGACAGATAGCCAGCTCCACACGGTTCATCGCCACAAAGCAACCAACGCCTCCCCCAAATTCAGGAGCCATCGATCGACAGAGAAGCGTGCTAGTGCCACACGCTTAcgctttcttggttcttgttcgCTCGATCATCGTCGTCGGCCGATCGATCAATCATGGTGGCGTGGAGGGAGAGCTACCTGGACCTCATCCTGATCCCACTGGGGCTCCTCCTCCCGGCGCTGTACCACGCCTGGCTGTGGCGCGCGGTGCGGCGCCGCCCGCTCTCCACGGCCTTCGGCGTCTACTCGGCGGCGCGCCGGCTCTGGGCGGCCGGCATGATGCGGGACAACGACGACAAGAAGGGGGTGCTGGTGGTGCAGTCGATCCGGAACGTCATCATGGGGTCCACGCTCATGGCCACCACCTCGGTGCTCTTCTGCACCGGCATCGCCGCCGTGCTCAGCAGCACCTACTCGGTGAAGAAGCCGCTGAGCGACGCCGTGTTCGGCGCGCACGGGGAGTACATGATGGCGCTCAAGTACGTGGCGCTGCTGCTCGTCTTCctcttctccttcctctgccACACCCTCACCATCTGCTTCCTCAACCAAGCCAGCTTCCTCATCAACACCtcctgcctccccctccccgaCGCCGAAAAGGACGACGACGGCGCCCGCCTGGTCGGCCTGCAGCTGCCGGCCGGCGCCGTGAGCGACTACGTGGGCGAGATCCTCGAGAGGAGCTTCACGCTCAACTTCGTGGGCAACAGGCTCTTCTACGCCGGGGTGCCCCTCCTGCTCTGGATCTTCGGCCCGCTGCTCGCCTTCCTCTCCTCCCTCGTCATGATCCCGATACTCTACAACCTCGACATGGTGAACGTCGCCGGCGACAGAGGGACGAAGGAGCACAGCAGCGGCTGCGTCAACGGCAAGGCGAACGGGAACGGCTGCATGCAAGTCTGATCAATCGATGATCGTCGGAAGCAAGTGCAGTGCAGTGCAGTCAGCCAGAGGAAGACGAAGGCGTTTCGATCAGTCCGATCCCCTGTTCTTTTCATCCAGACAAGTCGGGAGGGGGTTTCTTGTCAGCTAGTCGGTTTCTGGCTTGTCAGTAGCTGCGGTGCGTGTCGTGTGGATCGAGTTAGTTGTACTACCAGAAATTCGGAATGACATGGAACCTGTGTTTTGGCTTTCGGTTTGTGAATTTTCTCGGCCATGACCAAGATGGCCGAAATTCGGTCATTTCAAATATTCCGGTAAAATCTCGGACGAAATTGTTAAACCAAAATTTGAATTTTGATTGAAATTTAACCAAAAAATTGAAATCAACTGATACCAAAGATAGAAGTCCAACATAAATCTGGGAAGTAGAAAATATAATGATTAGCAGACTAGCACCGGGGATTAAAATCAGCATAAAAAGTTCCCTGTACACAGTCCACAACAACAGGTTTCGCAAACAAAGACGTGCAGATCGCCATGGAGCAGCCTTCAAGAACAAACGGAAAGGAGAAGGTTTGTTAATTGCGTCGACCATCGAGCGAACAAGGCCTCACAGAAAAGACATGCACGTACCTCAGTCTTTAGCAGAGTTAGGGAGAGTTGCGGACGGCTTCAGCGGCAGCCGGCAGAGGCGTGTGGCAGGGGTCGCGGAGGAGCGAACGATGCAGGAGCAGCAGGCGTGAGTTGGGGGGCCGACGGGGACGAGACATGGACGCGCGGCTGCTGTGCCCAGtgcgcagcgccgccgccgcacaaCACAGGAGGAGAAAATAAGATTGTTTAGGGTTTGGGTGTTCGTTTCGATCGTTTTGGCTGAGGCAAGCGTAATGGGAAGCCTCCGGAAGCTGGGCTGGGCCAAAAAAATTCAAACTGGGCCGAAAAATTCAGCTGACAAAGACTTTTACCGGGCCCAAGCGAGACGGCCGAATTTCGGCCGAAATATGATTTTCTCGGCCGAAAATCAAAACCGTGCATGGAACCCATGCGTATCATAGCAGATGGTACGGGCTGCCTGCCCTTTTCCTGGGTGTTCGGTTGGGTTTGGTTCATGGTGGAGTGACAGTGTGACAATGTATGCCTGGCGATGCCACTACAGGGCGTGTATCTGTAGGCATATTCCGAGCTGGCTTTATCCCTGTGGATCTGTTTGTCCCGCTTATTTTGACACTGCTGCAGCAAGAGTGTGCTCCGCGATCCCGGTTTATTGTCGGCTCACAACAACAACTAACAACTGTAACACCCCTAACAAACACAATTGTAAGAGAGTCCAAACATTTCTGTTCAGCCACGTCGGTGCGGTTGGGACTTAACTGGAAGTCGTCTGCTGGCTGCGCGGCCAAACCTGCATGCCAACAGCCACGGTACGGGGTTTTTCTTTTGACGGGATACGCGGGCTTTCTGCCCATTTCATTAAGAAATACTCCCTCTGATCCTGGATCAGAGGGAGTACATGAGAAAAGCAAAAAGAAATAAGGGTGCGTTTGGATGCAAAGTATTTTTGTAGTTTTTCTAGAATACCGTGGTTTCTGAAAAAACCTTGGTTTTGAATACTTTGATGTGTTTGGCTTCAGAAAAAACGGAAGTTTTGTAAACCATAGTATCCCAGAAACCATGGTATTTTTGAAGTATTTAAGAAAAAGTCCCAACCTCTTTTTTCTAAACAGAACGGAGAGAAAGTGCAGTTGACGTTGCCATCTACGTCGAGATAAGAATATCATCTGTGATCGCCTCCTAATTTTCCTGCATCTCTTATACGATAAACGATCTGTATTATCTCCTCGTATGCGCTCGTTTATGCCTTACAATATTCTGTCCTTAGGTATCTGTCCAGTCCGATTGCAAGACTGCTGCAAGGGGTGGCATATAGATTAGATACGACGCGGCTGGATTGGATAACGGCACTGATTAGTTTCTAGTGATCTTGCACGCTTCTCCATGGAGTCTTTGGCTGTCGATTAATTTTGGATGAGTAGCGCACTGATTAGATCGATTGGCCCTTGTCCTTGGAGAATATACTTGTATGCAGCCGGATATATATGCTAGGTAACCGATTCAGTATAAATGGCGCACCGTACATGCACAAAGAATTTTGGTCCGCCTCCAAGAGTACATGCACGTATAGACATATGATAGCAGGACGCTCCTAGGATTGTATATTACTTCAATCTAGTTGATTGATGAACTTAAGTTGCCACATGCTCTTGATCAATCATGCACCTCCCGGTTAAATTAATCCAGCCATTGAAGGCCGGCTGATCGATCTGTTTCTTGCGCCTCTCTAGTTAGCAGCAGTACACAAATCTGCTTACATAGGTGCGGACGTGCTGACCTTGTGCGTAGCAGCTGCATGCAACCGGCAGCAGTTAGGCCGTGTAGCTTAGTTAGTTTCAGCTGTCACCCAGCGTTACAATCAGTCAAAACTGTAGTATAACAACACCAGCCAAAcacctaggtggttttggtaaaaCTGAGAAAAAACATGGTTTAAAGAAACTGTAGTATTCATTGTGTACACATCTGAATACTGTGGTTTTCAATTACCATGGTTCTCTAAAAACTCTGTTGCCAAACTAAGCATCTATCCTAGAAAGGCCAACCGAACTAGCTCAAGGACTTCCTGCTGCGGTGCAGTTCCTCGACTAGCATCGACCATTGCACAGACACAGGTTTAGAGGCCGTTTCTCATGGATTTTTTTAATGTAACCACCCCCTTTTTTTGCGGATAACAACCCCTCATTATTCACTTGAATATAAGTACTTGATAATAAAGTTGCATCATTATTTTCCCTTTTTAGGGCAGAAGCTGCTTTATTAAAACTCGCCGGTCATAGGAATACAAATAATCTGTGGAGTACTTGTGAGCTTAAGATGGTGTCGTCAGCCTAGAGTAGTCGCATCTTTTGCAAGCATAAGTGATTCGATATTATGATTGTGTTTCTCATGGATAACCTCAGATGAAGAGAACATGTTGATGTCAAAGAGGAAGAGAGTTCTATTAGGTTGTCCCTCCGGATTTTACATGGGTGGAATTCACTTTTTGAACTTGGTTATTTGGAGACCTTAACTTACCATCATATGAGACATGCTAACCCGTTGATCATGTCTTTACCTTTCATGTTTTGGAGCTATGATTTTTATCTTGCCCTTATATGTTGCTTCACCACATGTTATTGCAAATGCATACTAGATGATCACATTTGTTATCATTTGCGCATTATGTTGTTGGTCTATAAAATCTAGGGGAAGTGTTGATCCTAGTGTATTCACTTTGCATATCAAATGACTATCTTAGATAGTGCACACATCTAGCACAATTTTTATCTTGCCATTTTCAGTTGATTTTACATTCCCTTCATATTTTTACTTTTGTTTTCCATTTCATTTTATTTCTGTTTTTATATCCAATTGTTTTCCTTATATGTTTTTGGTTTTTCCTATTCCATTTTCCTAttctcctttttctttttaaGTTATTCCATCTAAACCTtttaaatatataaaaaatatacaAACAATTTTAAATGCACAATGCAATTTCGCAAATAGGTGAGGGGGTTTTCAAACATAATACAAACATTTGGAATACAcgatgaatattttttaaatgcACATTATTTTTTCAAACAGGTGAGGAACTTGTTTCAAATACATTATGAATGTTTTCTAAATGCCTAACAACCATTCTAAAATACATGATAAACATTTTCAATATGAGTTGGTATTTTCAAAAACAGCTATGAAGATTTTCTTAATTGATGATTGTTTAAGAATTCATGATCATTTTTCgaattcatgatttttttcaaTTCACATACACTTTccaaattcatgaatattttctAGAATTCGTGAACATTTTCCAACTACTTGATCTTCTTTTAAGTTCTTTAGAACTGGTTAAAAAAATTGGGGGAGGGGGGACCAAATATTTATCATTTTTATATTCATAATTTTTAAAGTCTTTAGAAATTTAAAATTCCCAAACATTTTTTAAGTTCACGAACATAttattaaaaaaattattactttTAAGATTCATGGATATTTTTAAAATTCACCAACATTTTCGAAATTCAAggaaaaacttcaaaaattctaAACATCTTTTACACATGCAAATTTTTGCTTTGTATATATGGAAAATTCTATTTCAGAATTTAAAAGGACTAATTAGGTCAGCCCGTAGAGGCCTCGGTGCGCGAGGATGATGCCACACATACTAGCCCAATTGTTGTTGTACGAAAGTGATAAATAAAACCATGAAATCACTAGTTAAGGGTTAACCCTTGCAAATGTCACTTCTCACCATTCTCAGGTGCTGATGTGTGCCATTTGTCATAACttatgtttttttccttttttcataCATTCGTTTATTCAAACATTTCATCTCTTGAACCATGCATCcaaataccaaaaaaattcatTGTTGAATTTCTTGTGTCAAGATCTTTAAAACTAAATCCCATCTTAACAGGTTTCGACAAACTTTTTCCACGAAAAAACAGGGAAAAATCGAAAACCAAAAGTAAAACGAATACTAAAAAACGACAACAACAAAAATCAATAccaaaaaaaggaagaaaaaaatgGAGCCCAGAAGCATGTCGCGGTTTTCAAGTTTTGTGTATattgggggggggggtggtgggCACAGGCGGTGCTTATCAACATTCAAGAAGCACAAGTGAAAGCACATGCTATGCTTCTCGCGGAAGCAAATTTGTGCTTCCAGGAGAAATACAATTGTGTATCTCATGGAAACGCATATTTTTTTCAAGAAGCACAACTGTGCTTCACAAAAGAAATCTCCATTGCCAAAGGAAAACCCGACAAAACCTGAAAAGCAAAAAAAATCATTTGAAATccgaatatatatatatagaacaACAGAAATCCGAAATCCAAATGTAGTGCTCAACAcaggacacgtggcggcggctggacaaaagaaagaaaaaagaatgTTCTCTATCAATGGACCGGCCCACGATTGAGTGTTGCACGTGTTTCATCGACTATTCCACGCCCTTTGCGTGGAAAAAGAGCACTCGTCAGTCGCTTCGTGCTTCAAGCGGAATTGGATGGTTTTGTCTTTTTTTGGATAAAGGACATTTCATTGAACTGATATATCGAGATGATACAATCGCATCGAAAGAATGCCCAACCCCTGCATAACTCGATGCATACAGTCAAAAAGTCCAACCGACCCAAAAAATAAAATCGTTTTACAACTTAAAAAGATAAATTAATCCAGCCTATGATGTGGCAGATCCTATCCGGAGATCACACCGTCATTCATAGGGGGAGAAAAATCTTCCTGGCCATACGCTCCAGCCGCGTAGACGCCATCATAAAAAGGTCATGTCCTCCGGCCTCTGCAGAATAGACCAAATACGAAGCCATCGTGTACATACATGAATAATCTGCATAGGAGATGAAACACATTTTTTATTAAAAACCACATCATTCCTGATAAGCCACAATGCCCAACATAAGGCAGTCGCCCCCACAAGAATATATGCAGAAAATTGTTTATCAATACCCCTCAACCAGTGGCCGAATATGTTACGTGCACTACGTGGTGGGTATAAATTTGAAGCTACTTGAACTATGATCCAAATCACCCGAGCGAACTTACACTCAAAAAATAAGTGCTTAATAGACTCGTCATGTTGATAAAAGACACACGCCTTAATGCCTTACCAGTTGCGTCATGTCATTTTGTCTTGGGAATCTAGCTTAGGAATTACCCCGTGGAGTACACAATGAGCACATACAGGTCTTGGCGTCTCCTTGTTCTTGTACCTTTTGGTAGTTGGTCCAATAAACCCAGAACAAATGATTTGGAGATTGCTTTCTTTAGAAACAATTTTGTGATTGTTTTTTTTGAAACACCTGTAACTTTATTAATACTCAATAACAATTACAGGTACAATGATTTGGATCTAAGATACAAGAAAACATAAAGTAACTCCTACCACTACGAATTACAATGAAATCTCTTGTAAACACCTTCACGGTATCAATCTCTGCACTAAGAAATGCTTCAAAGACTTCGGTATAGAGGCTGCAATTAGACTGGAGCAATGATTCGTCACTCTTTCACATCCACAGACATTACCAATAATGTTTGTAGAAAGTGCCTTGAGTCGCCCATCTAAAAAGATGGGAAGACTTGATCGATAAACGTACTTGGGCCGGGGATAATTTCCTAGAAGTGCAGGCAGTCGAATCGCTATATTTGCACCATAGTGTCGATGAAAGATTTCACCTTCACAAAGAATCAAACCAACAAAAAAAGCTTGACACAACAACATAAACTCATCAGATCCAAATAATCAAATCTGCAAGGACAGACAACTCTCTAACCTCATGGCACTgccaaaaaaacaaaagaaagttTATTCTCACAAAACTATGATGATCACTAGACGTTGACGAAGAACACAAAGGTCTTGAAGATTCGTGGTCCCCCCACCTCTCAACGCCAAGATGACAGCTGGAGGCGAGGGACCAAAATTTCTTAGATGGCGGCGACTATGACGGTGGCACGAGAAATCCTAGCTAGCCAGGCAGGAGCACTCGTCAACTAATTGCTCTCCTATAACATCGTCATGATTTCAAAGTGACCCGAGTGACGGGCCAGAACGCTCGTGCTTAGTAGGCTGGCCCAACTACCACGTGGGTGAGCGCCGGCTATTTGGTTATTACTAGCCACCACCCCCAGCCCATCCGATCTGTTTTCGCCAATTTCTCCTCTCGCTAGGGTTTTTCTTCCTCTAGGCGGCGACGACTCGTCTCCCCGTCGTAGAGATCCCGATCTACCCTGCCTTCTTCCCCCCACCGGCGATCAGGGTTCCAGGACCCTGACCATGGCAGGAGCGGACAAAGTGATGGGGACCCTACCGCTCGTGGACCTGGTTTCTTCGGGCAAGCGAAGTAAGGAAGATGGCGCATCCTCGGGTGCGGCAGAGACGGATCTGGCAGCAATGATGGAAGGACTGGGCTTGAACGAAGGTGATCTGCAGGACGTTgtggtgtgatacgtctccgttgtatttacttttccaaacacttttgcccttgttttggactctaacttgcatgatttgaatggaactaacccggactgacgctgttttcagcagaattgccatggtgttatttatgtgcagaaacaaaagttctccgaatgacctgaaactccacggagattatttttggaaataataaaaaatactggcaaagaatcaaggccaaggggcccaccccctagccacgagggtggggacgcgcctgccccctgcctcgtgggccccctggagctccaccgacctcaactccaactccatatattcgtgttcggggagaaaaaatcagggagaaagattcatctacgatacggagccgctgccaagccctaaactctctcgggagggctggtctggagtctgttcggggctccggagaggggaatccatcgccgtcgtcatcagcaaccatcctccatcaccaatttcatgatgctcaccaccgtgcgtgagtaattccatcgtaggcttgctggacagtgatgggttggatgagatttatcatgtaatcgagttagttttgttagggtttgatccctagtatccactatgttctgatattgatgttgctatgactttgctatgcttaatgcttgtcactagggcccgagtgtcatgatttcagatctgaacctattatgttttcatcaatatatgagcgttattgatcctatcttgcaagtctatagtcacctactatgtgttatgatgcggcaaccccgaagtgacaataatcgggaccgctcccggtgatgactgtcggtgtcaaaaccggcggatctcgggtaggggatcccgaactgtgcgtctaaggcggatggtaacaggaggcaggggacacgatgttttacccaggttcgggccctcttgatggaggtaaaaccctatgtcctgcttgattattcttgataatatgggtattacaagagttgatctaccacgagatcggagaggctaaaccctagaagctagcctatggtatgattgtatgttgtcctacggactaaaaccctccggtttatatagacactggagggggctagggttacacaaggtcggttacaaaggaggagatatacatatccgtattgcctagcttgccttccacgccaagtagagtcccatctggacacgggacgaagtcttcaatcttgtatcttcatggtccaacagtccggccaaaggatataatccggatGTCCAGataccccataatccaggactccctcagtagcccccgaaccaggcttcaatgacgatgagtccggcgcacagtgttgtcttcagcattgcaaggcgggttcttctccaaatttccaacatttgttaagcagtgtccggtcccataaatgttggacctcttggcttctgcgcccaataagggctatcttccacgcgtcgaatgaatgcgaggtgccagggcatttttacattcgccccctagccagataaataaattgtctattaaagggatggggattattagatccaatccataccatcctcccccagcgagaatccatcggagcgcgctttggaaagatccactccagcatggcccacctccgcagctcctcctcccgcccccgtagccctaagcccggtgattggaagaggtgttcagtcccacacagtcgattagtcgaactgcagactaagggatttctccctccagcgtatatggtgcTCGTCCGAGCcaggctcgccacctacaatggcggggagcaagcggagagcttctccagcccctctatgggggagcgggtatgccttgttccttatttattgaggggacttggatttccaattcatccgttcctccgcgggctcctggagttttacgcctccaactgcataatttcacccctgcttccattttacacatcgccggctatgttgccctctgcgagttattcctgggctgcgaggctcatttcgagctgtggaaaaggttcttttgcctcgtccctcgcacacagaaggggtcactttatcaagtgggtggagccgaaatatggcgcatcaccgaaaccggatacctgtccgatactccgaagaagacgtccaaagactggccttcggaatggttttatatggaggacgtccccctttcGGACCCTGTTCAgtggggtcttcctgagttcagtaatgctcctctgaagaaacgccgaagttggcgcccatggagcacctaggaggaagacaacggagaagtcctttacctgatgaaccggattaaagcgttggctcaatcaggattgacagtaattgaggttatgtcaatatgcataatgcggggagtgcaaccacttcaatatcgagggcaccccttgtggtgttttaacggggaagatgacgccacccgttgcgggcgtaagggtccggacaacgctgccgctttagcaaaaattctgtctgaattgttcaagggagaggaagaggagttcatccgcatcaagccacgagatggattctccatgtacaaccctccaagctgggtgagttatatctccttactcccattctttctgcattctttgtcgtaggtactcaccttgccattttgcggcagggactgcgaaaagccataagggaggtcagcagcccatctccacaaccagaggacccttaccgggccctcggtcccggactcgaagaagattcggacatattcgtggagctgatagaccggcagttctatcaattaagctatgatgacgccatggtggccattacggccgactatcccggactgcttcctgcgtcgcacgtaagaaaaatcaaaagttccaactccaaaaactaggatccccttttagacacttcacctaccatatacatatggtgttttacagggaaggcatttgggacgccatgccgaatccgcagcaactcgccaacaagaggcaccgaggccgggcaggccaaaaaggaaggcggtcaggacggagacgccggcgcagaggtatgacagaaaccccgctccgtggttgtcgtctttcttgaaatgtaatgacgtccatgtttctttaacagaaaaaacgctcgccggaat
Protein-coding sequences here:
- the LOC125556283 gene encoding uncharacterized protein LOC125556283 isoform X2 — protein: MVAWRESYLDLILIPLGLLLPALYHAWLWRAVRRRPLSTAFGVYSAARRLWAAGMMRDNDDKKGVLVVQSIRNVIMGSTLMATTSVLFCTGIAAVLSSTYSVKKPLSDAVFGAHGEYMMALNFLINTSCLPLPDAEKDDDGARLVGLQLPAGAVSDYVGEILERSFTLNFVGNRLFYAGVPLLLWIFGPLLAFLSSLVMIPILYNLDMVNVAGDRGTKEHSSGCVNGKANGNGCMQV
- the LOC125556283 gene encoding uncharacterized protein LOC125556283 isoform X1; translation: MVAWRESYLDLILIPLGLLLPALYHAWLWRAVRRRPLSTAFGVYSAARRLWAAGMMRDNDDKKGVLVVQSIRNVIMGSTLMATTSVLFCTGIAAVLSSTYSVKKPLSDAVFGAHGEYMMALKYVALLLVFLFSFLCHTLTICFLNQASFLINTSCLPLPDAEKDDDGARLVGLQLPAGAVSDYVGEILERSFTLNFVGNRLFYAGVPLLLWIFGPLLAFLSSLVMIPILYNLDMVNVAGDRGTKEHSSGCVNGKANGNGCMQV